The genome window ACCGGAAGGGTGACAAATCCGACATCGAAATAACCCGCTTCAACCGCACGAACCACTTCCGGGCTGGGCATGATGTCCAGGTAGATGCTGTATTTAGGGTTGTCACTCAGAATACGGGCGATGGTTTTGGGGACATAGGCAAAACCCAGAGCCGGTGCAGAGGCGATGCGTATGCGCGAGGCGCCAAATTCGCGCAGTGACACAATGCTGTGCTTCATGTTCTCCAAGTTGCTCAGCAAACCAAGAATCTCACCATAGAGCTCATCGGCCTCAGGCAGAGCGATTAGCCGCTTCTTGTGCCGCATGAAGAGCGGAATTCCAATATTTTCTTCCAACTGCGCCAGAGATCGACTGACGCCAGACTGGGTAATGCCCAAATCCCGGGCGGTCCGTGTGGCCGTGCCGGTCTCGTAAAGCGTTTTAAAAATAAGCAGAGATTTCAGAGAATTAAGATTTATGTCGCTCATATCGGCTGATCTCGGAGGCGATTTTCTGGACTAAAACATGATTTTAAATCATCAAATAATGAAAAAACATTATGCGTTGAAATAAATGTTTAGCTGTTCCTATAATGAAAATCGATCAAAAAAACACCGATCCTTTTGCAAGGATAGCTGATGCCATGTCCAGCAACGCTTTGTTCTATCTGACCAGTAATGACATGCCGCTGGTCAGCCATGCCGATGGCATTTATATCTGGGATACCACAGGGCGCCGTTACATCGATGCCTGCTCTGGTGCCATCACCTGTAATATTGGCCACAATCATCCCACCGTAAAACGCGCCATGGTTGAGCAACTCGATAAGGTTGCTTTCAGTTATCGCACCCAGTTCGAAAGCCAGGTCGCGCTGGACCTGGCAACCAGACTGGTTGATCTGACCGACGGTGAGCTGGACAAAGTCTTTTTTGTCGGCAGCGGTTCAGAAGCGGTCGAGAGCGCGATCAAACTGGCGGTCCAGTATTTCGTCGCCAAAGGGCAGCCAGAGCGTTGCAAGTTTGTTTCGCTGCGCCCTTCCTACCATGGCAGCACCATCGGAGCACTTGGACTGACCGGGTATGAGCCCCTGGAGGCGCCCTATCGCGCGATCACTCTTGGCTCTGTCAAGGTGCCCTCGCCGGATTTGTACCGTTACCGGGAAGCCAGCGTTGAAGAACACATTGCGTCGGTGCTGGAACAGACCGAAAACGCCATTCTGGCGGCAGGCCCGGAGACCATTGCCGCCCTGGCGCTGGAGCCGGTTGGCGGTGCCAGCACCGGCGGACGCATGGTCACCAGGGCCTATATGGAAGGGCTGCGGGCTTTGTGTGACCGCTACGGTTGCCTGCTGATTATGGACGAAGTGCTCAGCGGCATGGGCCGTACCGGTGCCTGGTTTGCCTACCAGCATTTCGATGTGGTGCCCGACATTATGGCGCTGGCCAAAGGGCTCGGTTCTGGCTACTACCCCATCGCGGCCATGATGGCGCGTCAGGAGCTGGTTGACGAGGTGAGTCGCAGTGGCGGCTTCATGCACGGCCATACCTACGCCGGTAACCCCCTGGCCTGTGCTACGGCCCTTGCTGTCATTGGTGTGATGAGCTCGGAACAGCTTGTCAGCAATGCGGTAGAGCAGGGTGCCTATCTTCGTCAGCAACTTGACCAACTGGCTCTCAAGTATGACTGCATTGGCAATGTACGGGGCATCGGCTTGTTGCAGGGAGTGGAACTGGTGCAGGACAAGGCGGGAAAGCGGCCGTTCCCGGCATCGTTCAATGCCTTCGACAAGCTCACCGCTCTGGCCAAGGCCCGTGGCCTGCTGATTTATCCGAGGCGTTGCCTGGATGGCCTGGAGGGGGATCATGTGTTGATTACACCGCCCCTGACCGTCACCACTACGGACATTGACGACATAATCGCCCTGCTGGACGACAGCCTGGCTGCCTTTGAACAGGTAGCGCGAGAGCAGGCGGTCTGTTCATGAAAAAGAATCAAAGCCTGGAAAATGCCATCGCCGCCATCCCGTCCGGAGCTGTGGTTATGGTCGGTGGTTTTGGCAATCCGGGTACGCCGTTCAGCCTGATCAATGAACTGGTGCGTCAGGGACAGACCGGTCTGACGCTTATCAAGAACGATGCCAACGAACCCGGTCATGGTTTGAGCAGGCTGATGGAGAATGGCCAGGTGAGCAAGCTGATCACCACGCATATTGGCCTGAACAAACGCGTGATTGAT of Marinobacter sediminum contains these proteins:
- a CDS encoding aspartate aminotransferase family protein; the encoded protein is MSSNALFYLTSNDMPLVSHADGIYIWDTTGRRYIDACSGAITCNIGHNHPTVKRAMVEQLDKVAFSYRTQFESQVALDLATRLVDLTDGELDKVFFVGSGSEAVESAIKLAVQYFVAKGQPERCKFVSLRPSYHGSTIGALGLTGYEPLEAPYRAITLGSVKVPSPDLYRYREASVEEHIASVLEQTENAILAAGPETIAALALEPVGGASTGGRMVTRAYMEGLRALCDRYGCLLIMDEVLSGMGRTGAWFAYQHFDVVPDIMALAKGLGSGYYPIAAMMARQELVDEVSRSGGFMHGHTYAGNPLACATALAVIGVMSSEQLVSNAVEQGAYLRQQLDQLALKYDCIGNVRGIGLLQGVELVQDKAGKRPFPASFNAFDKLTALAKARGLLIYPRRCLDGLEGDHVLITPPLTVTTTDIDDIIALLDDSLAAFEQVAREQAVCS
- a CDS encoding LysR family transcriptional regulator, producing the protein MSDINLNSLKSLLIFKTLYETGTATRTARDLGITQSGVSRSLAQLEENIGIPLFMRHKKRLIALPEADELYGEILGLLSNLENMKHSIVSLREFGASRIRIASAPALGFAYVPKTIARILSDNPKYSIYLDIMPSPEVVRAVEAGYFDVGFVTLPVTSQVLAVDELISTEAVCLMPKNHSLAKARVITTEDLKGQHLVIPNQPNLAADQLLLHLSEKNIRIAGKTEANIAAICSLVANGVGITLINPITAYDHQAARDDLLIKPFKPAFHYRFGLVYKQKWANNRLIGLLKEMIPALPDHLGKNAHTPE